The genomic segment AACCTCCTGGAGGTTGGATTTGAGTTTTTCCAGCAAGGCATTGTTGGGGGCCACGGCAATAACAGGCATGTCGGCGTCCACCAGAGCCAGGGGACCGTGTTTGAGCTCGCCGGCAGGATAGGCTTCGGCGTGGATGTAGGAAATTTCCTTGAGTTTCAGCGCCCCTTCCATGGCCACCGGATACTGGGCACCACGGCCCAGGAACAGGGCATGGTGTTTGTCGGCAAAACACTCAGCCATATGCTCGATACGCGGGTTCAGGCCCAGGGCGTGTTCGATCATCCCCGGCAGGCTGCGGAGTTGCTCCACCAGTTGCACTTCGGCCTGGGCGGCCAGGCCATGACGACGGCCGAGCACAATGACCAGCATCATCAGGGCGACGAGCTGGGTGGTGAAGGCCTTGGTGGAGGCAACCCCGATTTCGGGACCGGCGCGGGTCATCAGGGACAAATCCGCGGCCCGCACCAGCGAACTTTCGGGCACGTTGCAGATGGCCAAAGAGGCGCCAAAACCGCGGCGTTTGGCTTCTTCCAGAGCGGCCAGGGTGTCGGCCGTCTCCCCCGATTGGGAAATGGCCACCACCAATGAGTTGCGCCGCACCACGGCGTGGCGGTAGCGGAACTCGCTGGCCACTTCCACGCTGCAAGGGATGCCGGCCAGAGATTCCAGCCAGTATTTGGCCACCATCCCGGCGTGGTAGCTGGTGCCGCAGGCGATGATGTGCACGCCCTGCACCTCGTCAAAAATGCGGCTGGCCTCGGGCCCGAAGCTGGCTTCCAGCACGCTTTCCCCGCTCAGGCGGCCTTCCAGAGTGTCGGATACGGCCCGGGGCTGCTCGAAGATTTCCTTGAGCATGTAATGGCGGTAGCGGCCACGCTCCACGGCGTCGGCGCTGAGTTCGCTGATTTTCAGCGCACGTTCGACGACATTGCCATCTTCATCGAATATGTTCAAGGCATCTTTGGTCAGCTCGGCAACGTCGCCCTCTTCCAGGAACACGAAGCGCTGGGTGACGGGCAGCAAGGCAGCCACATCGGAGGCAATGAAATGCTCGCCAATGCCGATGCCGATCACCAGCGGGCTGCCGCGGCGGGCGGTGACGAGCACACCCGGCTCGATATTGGACACCACACCGAGCGCGTAGGCCCCTTCGAGATCGTTCACTGTCGCCTGCACCGCTTTGAGCAGGCTTTTACCCTGGTCCATGTAATAGTGAATCTGGTGGGCGATCACTTCGGTGTCGGTCTGCGAAGTGAACTCGTAGCCCGCGCGCAATTGATCACTGCGCAGGACCTCAAAGTTTTCGATGATGCCATTGTGCACCACGGCCACGGTTTTGCGGCACACATGGGGGTGGGCATTGGATTCGGTGGGTTTGCCGTGGGTGGCCCAGCGGGTGTGGGCGATGCCGGTGCGGCCGTGCAGGCCTTGGTCGCGCACCAGCGCTTCCAGGCCGCTCACTTTGCCCGGCGCCCGGGTCCGGGCGATGCAACCGTCGTGATCAAGAATGGCCAGTCCGGCGGAATCGTAGCCGCGGTATTCCAAACGCTTGAGGCCCTCGATGAGAATGGGCACCACGTCCCGTTCCGCCACTGCACCCACGATGCCGCACATAGCTTGCCTCCATCGGTAATTTCGTTAGTCCATTATGGTTTTTGATCTGAACCGCAAAGTGCACACAGGGACGCCAAGGCGCCGCGGGACGAGTTCATTGCCACAATTCCCATCTGCCTGACTGGTGACGATGATATTGCGTGGCGGTCCTTCCGGTTCATGCTCTTACATCGTCCGCAAGGCTCATTTCTTTTTCTGCGGCCGTTGCCAGCCTTCCCGTGTCCGCTGCGGCGCGCGGCTGAGCGTCAGTCCGCCGGGAGGCACGTTCTTGGTGATGGTGGATCCGGCGCCGATGGTGGCACCCGCGCCCACCGTGACCGGTGCCACCAGCTGGGTGTCGGAGCCGACAAACACATCGTCCCCGATCACCGTGAGATGCTTGTTGGCGCCGTCGTAATTGCAGGTGATGGTGCCGGCACCGATGTTCACCCGCCTGCCCACCCGGCTGTCACCCACGTAACTGAGATGGTTCACTTTGGAGCCGCTGTTGATCCGGGCGTTTTTCACTTCGACGAAATTGCCAATGTGCACCTGCTCAGCCAACACCGTGCCGGGGCGGATGCGGGCATAGGGGCCCACGCGGCAAGCGGGGCCGATGTCGGCCTGGTCCAGGTTGGAGTGCGACAGCACCTCGGTTCCAGCACCAACCGTCACGTTGCGCAACAGGCAAAACGGCCCCACGCACACGCCGTCACCCAGCTCCACCCGCCCCTCCAGAACAACATTGGCGTCAATCACCACGTCGCGCCCGACAGTGACGTCACCGCGCACGTCCAGCCGGGTGGGATCAAGCAGGGTGACGCCGGCGGTCATTAGTTCTTCGGCTCGACGACGTTGGTACGCCCGCTCCAACACGGCCAGCTGGGCTTTGCTGTTGACGCCCAGGATTTCTTCCAGGCTGCCGGCGCGGGTGCT from the Gammaproteobacteria bacterium genome contains:
- the glmS gene encoding glutamine--fructose-6-phosphate transaminase (isomerizing); its protein translation is MCGIVGAVAERDVVPILIEGLKRLEYRGYDSAGLAILDHDGCIARTRAPGKVSGLEALVRDQGLHGRTGIAHTRWATHGKPTESNAHPHVCRKTVAVVHNGIIENFEVLRSDQLRAGYEFTSQTDTEVIAHQIHYYMDQGKSLLKAVQATVNDLEGAYALGVVSNIEPGVLVTARRGSPLVIGIGIGEHFIASDVAALLPVTQRFVFLEEGDVAELTKDALNIFDEDGNVVERALKISELSADAVERGRYRHYMLKEIFEQPRAVSDTLEGRLSGESVLEASFGPEASRIFDEVQGVHIIACGTSYHAGMVAKYWLESLAGIPCSVEVASEFRYRHAVVRRNSLVVAISQSGETADTLAALEEAKRRGFGASLAICNVPESSLVRAADLSLMTRAGPEIGVASTKAFTTQLVALMMLVIVLGRRHGLAAQAEVQLVEQLRSLPGMIEHALGLNPRIEHMAECFADKHHALFLGRGAQYPVAMEGALKLKEISYIHAEAYPAGELKHGPLALVDADMPVIAVAPNNALLEKLKSNLQEVHARGGALFVFADKEAGMETDEQTVVLEVASVEDTVAPIVFTIPLQLLAYHVAVLKGTDVDQPRNLAKSVTVE
- the glmU gene encoding UDP-N-acetylglucosamine diphosphorylase/glucosamine-1-phosphate N-acetyltransferase, encoding DVPLIQGDTLTRLCGLCSEGALALLTAVPDDPTGYGRIVRDEDGHIRAIVEHKDANEDERAIREINTGILAAPARRLKDWVARLDNRNAQGEYYLTDVIAMAVADGVPVASTRAGSLEEILGVNSKAQLAVLERAYQRRRAEELMTAGVTLLDPTRLDVRGDVTVGRDVVIDANVVLEGRVELGDGVCVGPFCLLRNVTVGAGTEVLSHSNLDQADIGPACRVGPYARIRPGTVLAEQVHIGNFVEVKNARINSGSKVNHLSYVGDSRVGRRVNIGAGTITCNYDGANKHLTVIGDDVFVGSDTQLVAPVTVGAGATIGAGSTITKNVPPGGLTLSRAPQRTREGWQRPQKKK